One window of the Dendropsophus ebraccatus isolate aDenEbr1 chromosome 12, aDenEbr1.pat, whole genome shotgun sequence genome contains the following:
- the LOC138769200 gene encoding axin-related protein-like, with amino-acid sequence MSSAGVLTCMPDSGRIFRETSLRPPVPGQETKNYKTEKFAMDPQHYEQQLKCKEDSLREAEGCAAQDSRFSRWGRSLNLLLDDQDGATLFRMYLEGQGLVDLLSFWFACNGFRAMDPAEPKTSKTAKAIYRWYVQNSQAVSGRLKPTTRAQVKDCVKNQQLNRTVFDQAQQEIQRAMEQEAFPSFLQSDICREYAHAIEDSPTPDSPGPGLPTVAEEEEYNGLHHTPVGLGTMAKINRAFTRVPPRSQRSHLRKTEAVYQYFAPAASINDSEISSDALTEDSMSVTDSVDGIPPYRSKQREIHRSVSANGQVPLPFVPRTMRPPAEMMPTNPAEFAAKLTLALEKVKRQRDAEEKLEEKLQRLKEEEDKPEYDIPASSHEPLPAASFDDDPQSILDDHVSRVLKTPANLSPRSQSPFIQRKAKGQATFGKGQSLTSSHLRPKAPPGMETPVTQNVEQRGSISSQGTRSYRKAEGCVQPHKVDDGSSSVGLTTPLSLEQEVERSHSVLQWVLESAKMMKKHHRDGNTSVSHCPEVKKTSHRTASQPAHLFLQDTSMPPLNAPNTLDQLEEARRRLVEDKRVPKLHKNRCVQSATLKEKGKAAENILSSGFSTMKISEELKSAKKMNSDQGQGGLAIVYYFCGERIPYMIRTKEPSLTLQEFKELLSKKGSYKYYFKKESQEFECNAVFQEISEEDAVLPLYEEKIICKVERAC; translated from the exons ATGAGTTCTGCTGGGGTGCTGACCTGTATGCCAGACTCGGGACGGATATTCAGGGAAACTTCATTACGCCCACCGGTGCCAGGACAAGAGACTAAAAATTACAAG ACTGAAAAGTTTGCAATGGATCCTCAACACTATGAACAGCAACTAAAATGCAAAGAAGATTCACTACGAGAAGCAGAAGGTTGTGCAGCCCAAGATTCCCGTTTTTCTCGTTGGGGTCGCTCCTTGAATCTGTTGTTGGATGATCAGGATGGGGCAACACTTTTTCGCATGTACCTGGAAGGTCAAGGCCTGGTGGATCTTTTAAGTTTTTGGTTTGCTTGCAATGGCTTTAGAGCTATGGACCCAGCAGAGCCCAAAACCTCAAAAACAGCCAAAGCCATATATCGTTGGTATGTACAAAACAGTCAAGCTGTTTCAGGACGTTTAAAGCCGACCACTCGGGCCCAAGTTAAGGACTGTGTCAAGAACCAACAACTGAATAGAACTGTGTTTGACCAGGCGCAGCAAGAGATTCAAAGGGCCATGGAGCAGGAGGCCTTTCCTTCTTTTTTGCAGTCTGATATATGCAGGGAATATGCTCATGCTATTGAAGACAGTCCCACCCCGGATAGCCCAGGACCTGGACTTCCAACTGTGGCTGAAGAAGAGGAATATAATGGTTTACACCATACTCCTGTTGGTTTGGGCACCATGGCAAAAATAAACCGTGCCTTCACACGTGTACCACCAAGAAGCCAAAG gtCCCACCTTCGCAAAACAGAAGCGGTATACCAATACTTTGCTCCTGCAGCTAGTATAAATGACAGTGAGATATCAAGTGATGCACTCACTGAAGACAGTATGTCCGTAACAGATAGTGT AGATGGAATCCCTCCATACCGTTCCAAGCAGAGAGAAATCCATAGAAGTGTTAGTGCCAATGGTCAAGTGCCTCTGCCTTTTGTTCCT AGAACAATGCGCCCACCAGCTGAAATGATGCCAACTAATCCTGCAGAATTTGCAGCAAAACTGACTCTAGCTTTGGAAAAAGTCAAAAGGCAAAGAGATGCCGAAGAAAAGTTGGAGGAAAAACTACAAAGATTAAAAGAG GAAGAAGATAAACCTGAATATGACATTCCAGCATCAAGCCATGAGCCTTTACCAGCTGCTTCTTTTGATGATGACCCTCAGTCTATCCTTGATGACCATGTATCAAGAGTCTTGAAGACACCGGCAAATCTGTCACCTAGATCACAGTCTCCTTTCATTCAAAGAAAAGCCAAAGGTCAAGCAACATTTGGCAAAGGTCAAAGCTTAACTTCCTCCCACTTAAGACCTAAGGCTCCTCCAGGAATGGAAACACCTGTCACCCAGAATGTAGAGCAGCGGGGATCTATTAG TTCACAGGGAACAAGAAGTTACAGAAAGGCAGAAGGATGTGTCCAACCTCATAAAGTGGATGATGGGAGCTCTTCTGTTGGATTGACCACACCACTTTCACTTGAACAAGAAGTAGAACGCAGCCACAGTGTCTTGCAATGGGTTTTAGAAAGTGCCAAGATGATGAAAAAACATCATCGTGATGGAAACACAAG TGTAAGCCACTGCCCAGAagtgaaaaaaacaagccatcgTACAGCATCCCAGCCTGCACACTTATTCCTGCAGGATACTTCTATGCCTCCACTTAATGCACCAAACACCCTGGATCAACTGGAAGAAGCCCGTCGGCGACTTGTTGAAGACAAGAGAGTTCCTAAACTTCATAAGAATAG GTGTGTGCAGTCTGCAACGCTTAAAGAAAAAGGCAAAGCTGCGGAGAACATCTTATCTTCTGGCTTCTCAACAATGAAAATATCTGAAGA GCTTAAGTCTGCAAAAAAGATGAATAGTGATCAAGGGCAAGGAGGTTTAGCAATTGTCTACTACTTCTGTGGAGAAAGAATTCCTTACATGATTCGAACAAAGGAGCCTAGCTTGACTTTGCAAGAATTTAAAGAGCTGCTCAGTAAGAAAGGAAGTTACAA ATATTACTTCAAAAAGGAGAGTCAAGAATTTGAATGCAATGCTGTGTTTCAAGAGATATCTGAGGAGGATGCAGTACTACCATTATACGAGGAGAAGATCATCTGCAAGGTGGAAAGAGCATGTTAA